CGCCGATAACTCCGACAGTAGCAGGTATTTCAAGCAATACCTTCCCTTTGTCATCCTTAACAATTATCCTATTGACATTTCCCTCATGAAGTAACTCCTTAACCTTTTCAATAAGGTTGTCAGAGGAAACCGACATTTCCTCTATAACCACTTTAGTAACTGGGGAACCACAAGTAGGACAGAATTTATCGTCTTCTTTTAACTTTATTCCGCATTTACTACAATAAGGCAGAATTTTTTCACCTATATAAAGTAAAATGAATTTTATATAAAAAAATTCTTATTACGTTATCTTGTAAACGAACATGGGTTTTGCAAGGAAATTTATCATTATTTTCAAAATAATATTAAATTTTATAATTCTACCTATAAGTTTGATCCTATCCTTTAACTTACAACCAAAGTATGTTCCTTTTCCATAAGATGGATAAGGACCACAATAAATTCCACATGAAGACACTAAGTTTATTATCCTATCCCTTATAATCAATCTTTT
This genomic window from Candidatus Methylarchaceae archaeon HK02M2 contains:
- a CDS encoding DUF4342 domain-containing protein, which produces MSVSSDNLIEKVKELLHEGNVNRIIVKDDKGKVLLEIPATVGVIGVLLAPWLAALGAITALATNCKIIVERKE